One genomic segment of Capricornis sumatraensis isolate serow.1 chromosome X, serow.2, whole genome shotgun sequence includes these proteins:
- the LOC138071833 gene encoding ferritin heavy chain-like, with amino-acid sequence MMPTPPSQVRQNYRLECEAALNSHTALEFHASFQCLAVAFYLNRDDVGLKHFYRFFLLRSHEHSKTAESLMFLQNRRGGHVSFLDIRMPETQQWESALQAMQNTLHLEKNVNQSLLDLHKLATDSSDAHLCHFLGTGYLDQQVKFIKELGDHVSNLSNVGSPEGSLAEYVFDKLTLGDGDKED; translated from the coding sequence ATGATGCCCACACCGCCCTCACAGGTTCGTCAGAACTACCGCCTTGAGTGTGAGGCCGCGCTCAACAGCCACACTGCCCTGGAGTTCCACGCCTCCTTCCAGTGCCTGGCGGTGGCCTTCTACCTCAACCGTGATGATGTGGGCTTGAAGCACTTCTACCGCTTCTTCCTGCTCCGCTCTCACGAGCACAGCAAGACGGCCGAGAGCCTGATGTTCCTGCAGAACCGGCGTGGGGGCCACGTCTCCTTCCTCGACATCAGAATGCCCGAGACCCAGCAGTGGGAGAGCGCACTCCAGGCCATGCAAAACACCCTGCACCTGGAGAAGAACGTCAACCAGAGCCTGCTCGACCTGCACAAGCTGGCCACCGACAGCAGCGACGCCCACCTGTGCCACTTCCTGGGGACCGGCTACCTGGACCAGCAGGTCAAGTTCATCAAGGAGCTGGGAGACCATGTCAGCAACCTGAGCAACGTGGGATCCCCGGAAGGCAGCCTGGCAGAGTACGTCTTTGACAAGCTCACCTTGGGCGACGGCGACAAGGAGGACTGA